The sequence below is a genomic window from Brevibacillus agri.
ACAATAGGGAAAAAGCATGGAACAGAGGGATCAGACGTGAGCCGCAAAGACTGGATGGAATACACCGTCAAGGAAGAAGACACCGGAATGAACGTGGAACAAATTGTCCGGCAAAAGCTGAGCGTATCCGGGCGCATGATGCAGCGGCTGACGAGAAGCAAAGGGATTTTGCTCAACCGCAAGCCGCCTTTTTTGCAGCGGCAGGTGAAGGCGGGAGATGTGATCGCTGTGCGCGTAGCCGATCGGCAGGAGCAGCTTCAACCGCCGCCGCAGCTTGCTGCCCAACCGTTGACCACGGACAGCAAGGTTGTTCCGGTGGACATTTTGTATGAGGACGATCATTTGCTGGTCGCAAACAAACCGGCAGGCTTGATGGTGCATCCCGTCAAGCAGGAGCATAATGAAACATTGTTGCACTCGTTGGCTGATCTGTTCGCCAAAAGGGGAGAGAGCGTCAGCATCCATCCCGTGCATCGACTCGATAAAGACACCTCCGGGGCCATCCTCGTGGCAAAGAGCAGCTACGGCCATCAGTTGGCTGACCGGGTCCTGCGCGAAGGAGGCCTGCACCGCGAATATTTGGCCGTAGTCAGCGGACGGCTGGCAGATGGCACGGGGACGATTGAAGCGCCCATCGGCAAAGACCCGCGCCATCCGACGAAAAGGCGGGTGACAGACGGCGGAGATCACGCTGTCACGCACTACGAGGTGAAACAGACTTCGGAAGGGATGTCTCTCGTCCGCGTCTGGCTGGAGACGGGGCGAACGCACCAAATACGCGTACACTTCGCCCATATCGGCCACCCGCTCGCAGGAGACACGCTGTACGGCGGAGCGAGAGGGCTGTTGCGCAGGCAGGCATTGCATGCCGCCAGCTTGCGCTTTGTGCATCCGCTGCTCGAAAAGGAGCTGGCGGTAGAAGCTCCGGTGCCAGCAGACATGAGGCGGTTGCTGCAGGCTGAATTTGCATAGGTGTGAGGAAAAGAAAAGGACTTTGCCAGAAGTCCTTTTTTTCGTATAGAGCCGATGTTTATCCGGCATGCGTGCAAGATGGCGAGACTGGGGACGAAGGGAGAAGCAAGACTCAAGGCCGCGTCAATGGCCTGGCTCAGCCAAATTTTCTAATGGGCAAAACGAAAGGGAGTTGAATAACGTAACAGTGTTATGTTACATTGTTTTTGGAGGTGCTTTACATGGACCCTAACCTGATCTCAAAAAAGGAGTTGCTGGAGCTGACGGGGATATCGTACGGCCAACTGTACCGCTGGAAGCGCAAAAACCTGATTCCAGAGGACTGGTTTATTCGGCGGGCGACTTTTACCGGACAGGAAACCTTTTTCCCGCGAGAACAGATCATGAACAGGATCGAAAAGATCGTTCACATGAAAGACGACTTGTCTCTCGATGAGCTGGCCGACATGTTTTCCCCCAATTTGGCTAGTACGCAACTGACCTCCGACGAGCTGCTTGCGCGAAACATTGTTTCTGTGCATTCCCTGGAGCTGTTTGCAAAGTACTACGGCAAGCCGGAGGTGTACTCGTTCGAGCAGATGCTGTACGTCTACGTCCTGGATCGGTTGTTGAAAACGGGGGAAATGAGCGTCGACGAGAGCGGCGGGCTGTTGCAGGTGCTGGTCGATCACTATCCGAGCTTTGAGGGCAAGGCTTGCGAACTGATTTTTGTGCGGAAAATGGGGATTTCCACGTTTGCGCTGGTGCAAGGCTCCGCTGATCTGCATTTTGACAGCGGGACGAAATGGGTGGTTCGGCTGAACTTGGCCGCATGCATAGAAGAGTTGAAAGCAAAAATCTTGTAGGCATAGGAGATGAAGGCGATGAGCGAAAACAAGCCAGACCTCGTCATTCACGGCTCGGTGAATGCTTCGGGAGGCACGTATAACAAAGTAGATGTGCAGGGCTTTGGCAAAATCAAAGGGGATGTGGAGTGCGAGACGCTGCATTGCGCGGGCCATCTCGGCATCGCCGGGAATGTGCGGGGAGCATCGGCAAAGGTGGAGGGAAATTCGTCCATCAGCGGCAACGCCGAGCTGGAAACGATCGAGGTGTACGGCCAGCTCGATGTGGATGGTGACTTGTCTTTTACCAAAATGAGAGTAGACGGCAACACGAAGGTGCGCGGCAGCCTGACAGGCGAAGAAGTGAAGGTGCGCGGCATGCTGAAGACGACAGGGGATTGCGAAGCAGAAGTGTTCTCTGCAAAAGGCGCGTTTACCGTTGGCGGCCTGCTGAATGCAGGGCGGATCGAAGTCTATCTGCACGCCGGCTGCGAGGCAAAGGAAATGGGCGGAGAGTACATCGAGGTCCGCAAAGGAGGCAGCAGCACGCTCAACAAGCTGTTGAAGCACATTTTTAACAACGCCTTCATCCTCTCGGTAGACACGATTGAAGGCGATGACATTTATTTGGAATATACACACGCCAAGGTCGTTCGCGGCAAAAACGTCGAGATTGGACCGGGCTGCGAGATTGAGCTGGTCGAGTCTTCGGAAGAGTTTCGTCTCGATCCCGACTCCCAGGTCAAGCAGCATGTAAAGCGGTGAGGCCGACAGGTTGAAACCCTCGGCTTGGCATTTGGATATCCGGCTGCCATATGCCGTGGTGTACATCTCTGGGAAAAGAGCAGTTGCAAAAAAAGCATGCGAAAACTCATTCTGGCAAAGCAACAAACGGCCTAGAGTAGCGGGTGGATGCTATGCAGCCGGACAAAAAACAAGCTGAGGGAGAGCTTGTTTTTTTGTTAGGGGAGATGAAGTGAATTTTTTCGTTTGCGAACGCATGCAAGTATTTACATGCATGCATCGCCGGGATATAATGTGCATGGAAATTTATGAAAATGAAAGCAATTGCTTGCATGGTTCGGAGGTGCATTATGGATCACCCACATATAGATCAGGCTTCTGGAGGGAGGGGAGAGGAGCAGGAGACGCGGGAGAAAATTTTGTCTGCGGCCCGCCAGTTGATGGCGCAAAAAGGCTACAAGGGAGCGACGACCCGCAAAATTTCCGAACTGGCCGGAGTTAATGAGGTGACGATTTTTCGCCATTTCAAAACGAAGGTGGCAATTCTCGAAGAGCTGCTCAAAGACGTTCTCGACGTGCGGGAGCAGTTGGAGCAAGGGCTGCAGGGCGAGTTCGCCAACGTCAAAGAGATGCTTATTACGTATGCAAGGACGTATTACCACTTGCTGGTGGAGCGCAAAGAAATTTTGATGATTTGCATTGTCGAGGCAGACAATTACCCGGAGGTCGTCAAGCTGTTCAGCAGTTTGCCGATGACCGCCGTAGACGTGCTGAGCGCAAAGCTCGCCGAATTTCAGGAGCAGGGACACCTGCCCAAATCTGATCCTTGCACAGCGGCTTTGATGTTCATTTCGACGTTCTTTTATGCGTTCATGGCCAAGTACCGCGT
It includes:
- a CDS encoding RluA family pseudouridine synthase yields the protein MSRKDWMEYTVKEEDTGMNVEQIVRQKLSVSGRMMQRLTRSKGILLNRKPPFLQRQVKAGDVIAVRVADRQEQLQPPPQLAAQPLTTDSKVVPVDILYEDDHLLVANKPAGLMVHPVKQEHNETLLHSLADLFAKRGESVSIHPVHRLDKDTSGAILVAKSSYGHQLADRVLREGGLHREYLAVVSGRLADGTGTIEAPIGKDPRHPTKRRVTDGGDHAVTHYEVKQTSEGMSLVRVWLETGRTHQIRVHFAHIGHPLAGDTLYGGARGLLRRQALHAASLRFVHPLLEKELAVEAPVPADMRRLLQAEFA
- a CDS encoding YhbD family protein: MDPNLISKKELLELTGISYGQLYRWKRKNLIPEDWFIRRATFTGQETFFPREQIMNRIEKIVHMKDDLSLDELADMFSPNLASTQLTSDELLARNIVSVHSLELFAKYYGKPEVYSFEQMLYVYVLDRLLKTGEMSVDESGGLLQVLVDHYPSFEGKACELIFVRKMGISTFALVQGSADLHFDSGTKWVVRLNLAACIEELKAKIL
- a CDS encoding polymer-forming cytoskeletal protein, with the translated sequence MSENKPDLVIHGSVNASGGTYNKVDVQGFGKIKGDVECETLHCAGHLGIAGNVRGASAKVEGNSSISGNAELETIEVYGQLDVDGDLSFTKMRVDGNTKVRGSLTGEEVKVRGMLKTTGDCEAEVFSAKGAFTVGGLLNAGRIEVYLHAGCEAKEMGGEYIEVRKGGSSTLNKLLKHIFNNAFILSVDTIEGDDIYLEYTHAKVVRGKNVEIGPGCEIELVESSEEFRLDPDSQVKQHVKR
- a CDS encoding TetR/AcrR family transcriptional regulator, whose protein sequence is MDHPHIDQASGGRGEEQETREKILSAARQLMAQKGYKGATTRKISELAGVNEVTIFRHFKTKVAILEELLKDVLDVREQLEQGLQGEFANVKEMLITYARTYYHLLVERKEILMICIVEADNYPEVVKLFSSLPMTAVDVLSAKLAEFQEQGHLPKSDPCTAALMFISTFFYAFMAKYRVSLDAPIINDEEQLYEHASEILLEGIKRA